One genomic region from Streptomyces venezuelae encodes:
- a CDS encoding PucR family transcriptional regulator, with protein sequence MPRERIQLFADRALEEVPGLAQDILAEIRREHPGLVLMPDESGEPKALVAIRHALELFVEQMTTGSDRPRALPELFQDFGRGEVSQGRSLDSLQEIYRLGVRLSWRRMAEVGQQVDIPPSAMYELAESAFEYLDVMVAQSVRGYAEAVARQAGERLRLQRLLVDLLLSEHRADPSALLADRAAHLGWQLPEKVAVAVLLRPAEEAVAPAVGDEVLLDMEGERPRLVVPDVEAPGRAELLHRAVAGWSGAIGPSVPVAEAATSLRWAEAAVGMIEQGVLPRGRLLHCAEHAEALVLLPAGELIDDLAQRRLAGLDDSGGPAHAHRLAETLLAWLETRGGAPEVAARLGVHPQTVRYRLRQLRELFGDDLDDPDRRFELELVLRTRRLRGDLVPPAE encoded by the coding sequence GTGCCACGGGAACGAATCCAGCTGTTCGCCGACCGTGCCCTCGAGGAGGTTCCCGGACTGGCGCAGGACATCCTCGCCGAGATCCGGCGGGAGCATCCGGGGCTGGTGCTCATGCCCGACGAGTCCGGAGAGCCGAAGGCCCTGGTGGCCATCCGCCACGCGCTGGAGCTCTTCGTGGAGCAGATGACCACGGGCTCGGACCGGCCGCGGGCCCTGCCCGAGCTGTTCCAGGACTTCGGGCGCGGCGAGGTCTCGCAGGGGCGCAGCCTGGACTCGCTCCAGGAGATCTACCGGCTGGGCGTGCGTCTCTCCTGGCGGCGCATGGCGGAGGTCGGCCAGCAGGTCGACATCCCGCCGTCCGCCATGTACGAACTCGCCGAGTCCGCCTTCGAGTACCTGGACGTGATGGTCGCGCAGTCGGTACGCGGCTACGCCGAGGCCGTCGCCCGCCAGGCCGGGGAGCGGCTCCGTCTGCAACGGCTCCTCGTCGACCTCCTGTTGTCCGAGCACCGCGCCGACCCGTCGGCCCTGCTCGCCGACCGCGCCGCCCACCTGGGCTGGCAGCTGCCGGAGAAGGTGGCGGTGGCGGTGCTGCTCCGCCCTGCCGAGGAGGCCGTCGCCCCCGCGGTGGGCGACGAGGTGCTGCTCGACATGGAGGGCGAGCGGCCGCGCCTGGTCGTCCCTGACGTGGAAGCCCCCGGGCGCGCGGAGCTGCTGCACCGGGCGGTCGCGGGCTGGTCCGGTGCGATCGGCCCGTCGGTTCCCGTGGCCGAGGCCGCCACGTCGCTGCGCTGGGCCGAGGCCGCTGTCGGGATGATCGAGCAGGGCGTCCTGCCGCGAGGACGGCTCCTGCACTGCGCGGAGCACGCCGAGGCCCTGGTCCTGCTGCCCGCGGGCGAGTTGATCGACGATCTGGCGCAGCGGCGGCTGGCGGGGCTCGACGATTCCGGCGGCCCGGCGCACGCCCACCGTCTGGCCGAGACGCTGCTCGCCTGGCTGGAGACACGGGGTGGTGCCCCCGAGGTGGCCGCCCGGCTCGGAGTGCACCCGCAGACCGTGCGCTACCGGCTGCGTCAGCTCCGGGAGTTGTTCGGCGACGACCTGGACGACCCGGACCGCCGCTTCGAGCTGGAGCTGGTGCTCCGTACCCGGCGCCTGCGCGGGGATCTCGTCCCGCCGGCCGAATGA